The following proteins are co-located in the Paenibacillus sp. FSL H8-0079 genome:
- a CDS encoding response regulator, translating into MIKVIIVDDEDLSLKRLNRILTESGEVEVSRAFHDPEEACEYAAENSFDAAFLDITMPRISGMHLIGELRKYHPSLPIVLVTGYEEYAVQAFDKEVIDYVIKPVTAERLNRSIKRLQEKLHKSVAPSEPTVPAPKLNVRLFGEFTVFGGGGADSPIKLRTPKTEELLAFLLYTKSTTRDALADTLWKDLSPQKAWTNINSTLYYVRRAIGDNSDVPIILKDRNGIRIDREAIDCDLYEFEVLFRQMRQASAHRPELFERMDTLYTGELLKGRHYEWAFAWSRQLELDFIMTMETAAHYHAKAGEPLRALYYFERILQIDSIREDIHREIILLYLSLGRRTEAQRQYLVLEELLKEELGSSPAADIKQLLRQS; encoded by the coding sequence ATGATAAAAGTCATCATCGTGGATGATGAGGATTTGTCGCTGAAGCGATTGAATCGCATTTTGACAGAGAGTGGAGAAGTTGAGGTGTCTCGCGCATTTCATGACCCGGAGGAAGCCTGCGAATATGCGGCGGAAAATAGCTTCGATGCGGCATTTCTGGACATTACGATGCCCCGCATCTCGGGAATGCACCTCATTGGTGAATTGCGTAAGTATCACCCTTCGCTCCCCATTGTGCTGGTGACCGGATATGAGGAATATGCAGTGCAGGCCTTCGACAAAGAGGTGATCGATTACGTCATCAAGCCGGTCACGGCTGAGCGACTGAACCGCAGCATCAAACGGTTGCAGGAAAAGCTTCACAAGTCCGTCGCCCCATCCGAACCGACGGTTCCCGCACCCAAGCTGAATGTTCGTCTGTTCGGTGAATTCACCGTGTTCGGCGGAGGCGGAGCAGACAGTCCCATCAAGCTTAGAACTCCCAAGACGGAAGAATTGCTGGCATTCTTGCTCTATACCAAATCAACTACCCGCGATGCCTTGGCCGATACGTTGTGGAAGGACCTCAGTCCGCAGAAGGCCTGGACGAACATCAATTCCACACTGTACTACGTGCGGCGTGCCATCGGCGATAATAGTGACGTGCCGATTATTCTCAAGGACCGGAACGGTATCCGGATCGACCGGGAAGCGATTGACTGCGATCTGTACGAGTTCGAGGTTTTGTTCCGGCAAATGCGTCAGGCATCGGCACATCGCCCCGAGCTCTTCGAGCGGATGGACACGTTGTATACGGGTGAACTTCTAAAGGGAAGGCATTATGAGTGGGCTTTCGCGTGGTCCAGACAGCTGGAGCTGGATTTCATCATGACGATGGAAACTGCTGCCCACTATCATGCGAAGGCAGGCGAGCCGTTACGGGCGCTGTATTATTTTGAACGTATCCTCCAGATTGATTCGATTCGGGAAGATATTCATCGCGAGATCATCCTGCTGTATCTGTCCCTTGGACGAAGAACTGAAGCGCAGCGCCAGTATCTGGTGCTGGAGGAATTGCTCAAAGAGGAGCTCGGCTCCAGTCCGGCAGCGGATATCAAACAACTACTTCGTCAATCATGA
- a CDS encoding serine protease, whose translation MERSITSWRLRRQMIGILAVLIAVACLNGYTGSSVAKAAGTGQVAVSGAEKAYQSAAQAVFYLKAYRKDGTLKTVGTGFLIGNGRALTAAHVVKDGVSFEAVFEDGSIQKITVLSADTETDVAMLSVQNSKKRPVLTLSADKQPARYGQQSFAIGYPLKDGKIITEGIVNAPTAEVNDVIRLLTSAQVSAGMSGGPLLNEDGHVIGLISGSFRTMTGIHICVTIEDIRKLMKKSNT comes from the coding sequence ATGGAGAGAAGCATCACATCTTGGCGTTTACGGCGTCAGATGATTGGCATTTTGGCTGTACTGATTGCTGTGGCGTGTCTGAACGGGTATACGGGGTCATCTGTCGCCAAAGCGGCTGGGACCGGGCAAGTGGCCGTATCGGGAGCTGAAAAAGCGTATCAGTCCGCGGCGCAAGCTGTCTTTTACCTGAAAGCGTATCGCAAGGACGGAACGCTCAAAACGGTAGGTACCGGTTTTCTGATCGGTAATGGTAGAGCACTTACAGCAGCCCATGTTGTGAAGGACGGGGTTTCTTTCGAGGCAGTATTTGAAGATGGTTCCATCCAAAAGATAACAGTTCTGAGCGCTGACACCGAAACCGATGTGGCTATGCTGTCTGTGCAGAATAGCAAAAAACGTCCGGTCCTTACCCTGTCAGCGGACAAGCAACCTGCAAGATATGGGCAACAATCGTTTGCCATCGGATACCCGCTGAAGGATGGCAAGATCATTACGGAGGGCATTGTGAATGCACCAACCGCCGAGGTGAACGATGTCATTCGCTTGCTGACTTCCGCGCAGGTGTCTGCGGGCATGTCGGGTGGTCCTTTGTTAAATGAAGATGGTCATGTGATCGGATTAATCTCCGGTTCGTTCCGGACAATGACTGGCATTCATATCTGTGTAACGATCGAAGATATTCGCAAGCTGATGAAGAAGTCGAATACATAA
- a CDS encoding ATP-binding protein, producing the protein MLLKISGVVLTVILAITVLLLSTIREPQSAALHARQGVLDLSAWNPEQDERIKLDGEWEFYWERLLPDESTPLSQAGPTKAPDTYATVPGSWNRLEVDGERLPTHGYATYRLVLRNAPIDGTLAIKKMNIRFASEIYINGNKLLEDGHAVAKTAGYRPGNSPQIGFFPYHGGDIEILIRVANYDYTDSGIPGPLFFGEQAAMLKKHQTSTAIEFGTLAVLATISIIFLISYLGSALYRNRDDSLLLLGLICLLYALYNGMISERVLSLVGTEISFSTLYKLKDFCSVACLGLLTFYFYRFKTGILSGMLTAVILIIFGAYLCMVALLPISVYGIAAPYVVVMYTLLLLWLLYQCASQFLTSETGERLSTFLWYAALLSIMLYCLDINLFSISLKENMNIGQASIVLFSILMLFLAVLRFFEAYRTVRTLKDQLLLLDKVKDDFLSNTSHELKTPLNAIVNISESLLKGAEGPLTDEQAHNLAIVTGSGRRLTYLVDELLDYSKMKHGDIPLHRSSTDLYSFVESVMRMHSFLLGAKKVELINRIPAHFPPIYADGNRLIQILHNLIGNAVKFTERGTVSIEAAVVQGKAELRIIDTGRGIGTDKLEHIFLPFEQEADTGPVVAGGTGLGLSITRKLVELHGGTIHAKSVPGMGATFILTFPLADGKGEKRSNVMPLAIAPTSPGKRLFRFEEPTIVKGNKDEWIIVVDDDSANLQTIVNLLKLEGYSYAVTSRSPSVLELLDKLPTVHLVIADIMMPDMSGYELLERIRERFSPSELPVLMLTASNKANQLKLALEKGANDFVSKPFESEELLARIGGLTRMKTSVQAARDAEISFLRSQMNPHFLYNALNAIAELCVDAPNRAEQLILQLSSYLRRSVHFKHLDSKTSLMNELEMIEAYVAIEQARFGSRLEVIIDVDADVNRNMDIPPLTLQPLIENAIRHGLMSSIHGGRVMLSIRNLNDTETRFSIEDNGIGITRERMDEIRQSTDGSNGVGLWNISSRLNLLYGRHLQMESLDGEGTRITFDLPNQRLSTDGNGGYET; encoded by the coding sequence GTGTTATTAAAAATTTCAGGCGTTGTCCTGACTGTTATACTTGCCATTACCGTACTGCTCCTGTCAACGATCAGAGAACCACAATCTGCGGCGCTTCATGCTCGTCAAGGTGTCCTGGACCTCTCGGCTTGGAATCCTGAACAGGACGAGAGGATCAAGCTGGACGGGGAGTGGGAATTTTACTGGGAGCGATTGCTTCCTGACGAATCTACACCTCTGAGTCAGGCTGGTCCAACGAAAGCACCCGATACCTATGCAACCGTTCCCGGCTCCTGGAATCGTCTTGAAGTGGATGGGGAACGATTGCCTACCCATGGCTACGCCACGTATCGACTAGTGCTGCGTAATGCACCTATTGATGGAACGCTGGCGATCAAAAAAATGAACATTCGTTTTGCCAGCGAAATCTATATCAATGGCAACAAATTGCTGGAAGACGGGCATGCCGTGGCCAAAACCGCTGGTTACCGCCCAGGCAACTCCCCCCAGATTGGCTTTTTCCCCTATCACGGCGGTGACATTGAGATTTTGATTCGGGTGGCTAATTACGATTACACGGACTCTGGCATTCCGGGTCCACTCTTTTTCGGCGAACAAGCGGCCATGCTGAAAAAACATCAAACCAGCACAGCTATCGAATTCGGCACACTGGCTGTACTGGCCACCATTTCGATCATATTCCTCATCAGTTACCTGGGGTCTGCACTTTACCGAAACAGAGATGATTCCCTGCTGCTGCTTGGTCTAATCTGTCTGCTGTATGCCCTCTATAACGGCATGATCAGTGAACGTGTGCTGTCCCTTGTGGGCACGGAAATCTCCTTTAGCACACTCTATAAATTAAAAGATTTCTGCTCCGTGGCATGTCTGGGTCTGTTGACCTTTTACTTCTATCGATTCAAAACAGGTATCCTGTCAGGTATGCTCACGGCAGTGATTCTGATCATCTTCGGAGCTTACTTATGCATGGTCGCGCTTCTGCCTATTTCCGTCTATGGGATTGCTGCACCTTATGTTGTCGTTATGTACACGTTGCTGCTGCTCTGGTTGCTGTATCAATGCGCATCACAGTTCCTAACCAGTGAGACGGGCGAACGGCTGTCTACTTTCTTGTGGTATGCGGCTCTCTTAAGCATCATGCTGTACTGTCTGGACATTAATCTCTTCTCAATCTCGCTCAAGGAAAACATGAACATCGGACAAGCTTCGATTGTCCTGTTCAGCATCCTGATGCTGTTTCTGGCGGTGCTTCGATTCTTCGAGGCCTATCGTACGGTCCGTACCCTCAAAGATCAGTTGCTCTTGCTAGACAAGGTGAAGGACGACTTCCTGTCCAATACCTCGCACGAGCTTAAAACACCGCTGAACGCGATTGTAAATATCAGTGAGAGCCTGCTCAAAGGCGCCGAAGGCCCACTTACCGACGAACAGGCGCACAATCTAGCGATCGTGACGGGAAGCGGCCGACGGTTAACCTATCTGGTGGATGAATTGCTGGATTATTCGAAAATGAAACATGGCGACATCCCGCTCCACCGGTCTTCGACCGATCTGTACTCGTTTGTCGAATCAGTTATGCGTATGCACTCCTTCCTGCTTGGCGCGAAAAAGGTGGAGCTCATCAACCGCATCCCGGCCCATTTCCCGCCGATCTATGCAGACGGCAATCGACTGATTCAGATTTTGCATAATCTGATCGGTAATGCCGTCAAGTTCACGGAACGTGGCACCGTAAGCATTGAAGCTGCGGTTGTCCAAGGTAAAGCTGAATTACGTATTATCGATACCGGACGCGGCATTGGCACAGATAAACTGGAACATATCTTTCTGCCATTCGAGCAGGAAGCAGATACCGGGCCAGTCGTTGCTGGAGGAACTGGTCTTGGTCTGAGCATTACGCGTAAGTTGGTCGAGCTGCATGGTGGAACTATTCATGCGAAATCGGTGCCCGGCATGGGTGCCACGTTCATCCTGACCTTCCCGCTGGCGGATGGCAAAGGAGAGAAGCGATCCAACGTCATGCCACTCGCCATAGCTCCTACAAGTCCTGGTAAACGGCTGTTCCGGTTCGAAGAACCAACAATTGTAAAAGGAAATAAAGACGAATGGATCATCGTTGTGGACGACGACTCGGCTAATTTGCAGACCATTGTGAATCTCTTGAAGCTGGAGGGTTACAGTTATGCGGTCACTTCACGCTCCCCTTCCGTACTGGAGCTGCTGGACAAGCTACCTACTGTGCATCTTGTCATTGCTGACATCATGATGCCTGACATGTCGGGTTACGAATTGCTGGAACGAATCAGGGAGCGTTTTTCTCCTTCCGAGTTGCCTGTACTCATGCTAACGGCGAGTAATAAAGCCAATCAATTGAAGCTGGCCTTGGAGAAAGGCGCCAATGATTTCGTATCCAAGCCGTTCGAATCGGAGGAACTGCTGGCACGGATCGGCGGTTTGACTCGGATGAAAACATCCGTGCAAGCTGCGCGAGATGCCGAAATATCCTTTTTGCGGTCACAGATGAACCCGCACTTTCTATATAACGCCCTGAATGCCATTGCCGAATTGTGCGTGGATGCACCGAATCGTGCAGAACAATTGATTTTGCAATTATCGAGTTACTTAAGACGCAGTGTGCACTTCAAACATTTAGATTCCAAGACTAGCCTGATGAATGAACTGGAAATGATCGAGGCCTATGTAGCGATTGAGCAAGCTCGCTTTGGATCAAGGTTGGAGGTCATCATCGACGTGGATGCGGACGTGAACCGAAACATGGACATTCCACCGCTCACGTTACAGCCCCTGATTGAAAACGCGATTCGGCACGGCCTGATGTCCAGCATTCACGGTGGTCGCGTCATGTTGTCTATACGTAATCTGAATGATACGGAAACACGCTTCTCCATCGAGGACAACGGAATTGGCATAACCAGGGAACGGATGGATGAAATTCGGCAATCCACAGATGGCAGTAACGGCGTGGGATTATGGAATATCTCCAGCCGGTTGAATCTGCTGTATGGCAGACACCTTCAGATGGAAAGTCTGGACGGCGAGGGAACGCGGATTACATTTGATCTTCCAAATCAACGTCTAAGCACAGATGGGAACGGGGGTTATGAAACATGA